GGGCGGCCCGATCCGCCTCCTTGCGAGTGAAATCGAGCCCGCATTCCCCGAGACCCGCCCGGTGGGACCGCAGCAGGGACTCCAGGCGCGGCGCCCATTGGTCCGAAGCCGTTTGAACCTGCCAGGGGTGCAGGCCCAGCATCGGCAGGATCCAGGTCTGACTGGCCTTGGAACCGGGGATGGCCTGATTCAGGACCGCGTCCCAGTCCGCCTCGCAGGTTCCGCACACCACCCGCCAATCCGCAATAGGATCAGGGGCCAAGCCGAGATGGCTGTGGGCATCGAAGAACCCTGGTGCCGGTGAATGGGGTGGAAGCAAGCGCAGCTCTCCTGGACGAGGGATTGTTGCACCATCCTATCCATCTGACTGGAGGCAGCCTGAAGGTGCTCCCGCAAGCTGTTTTGGCTGGTGGTCCCGGCGGGAATTGAACCCACGACCTACCGCTTAGGAGGCGGTCGCTCTATCCGCTGAGCTACGGGACCACTGGCAGCCAGTCTCATTCTAGCCTCAACCTGGGCCCGCAGCGGGCCCGGGCAGTGCCGGTGCGGGCTCCGAGAGAATGTGGCGCCAGGCCTGGCGGGCTTTGCCATCATGGAAGTCCGTTTCGAGGTCCTATGTCCCGCGCGCAGCTGAAGGATGAAGTCTTCATGAACATGGCGCTCGAACTGAGCCGCCTGGGCACCTGTTGTCGCCTGAAGGTGGGCGCGGTGCTGCTCCGTGCTGATGGGGGCGTCGCCGCAGCGGGCTTCAACGGCGCGCTGCCCGGCATGGCCCACTGCACGCCGGAGACCTGCAAGCCGGGGCAACGCTGCCTCCACACCAGCCATGCTGAGGAGAACGCGCTGGGCTTCTGCGACGGCCCCGTGGCCACGGCCTACGTCACCCACGAGCCCTGCCTCACCTGCTGCCGCGCCCTGGTGCGGCGGGGGGTGCGGCGGGTGGTGTTCCAGCATCCCTACACGAGCATCGCCGACCAGGAGCGGGCAGAGCGCCAGGGCATCCTCGATCATTTCGCCGTGAAGTGGGAACAGCTCGGCGGAAATTGAATCGGCGCCTCAGATGCCGCCGTGCTCCCAAGTGGGCAGGGGCTCGGGCGAGAGGGCCACTTCGGTGCCGTCATCAAGGATGAGCACGGGCTGATCGCCGGTGCGCACCTCGACGATGGTGCGTCCCACCAGGCCTTCCCGGCGGCCATGGTGCCAGGAGATGCCCACGGGATAGGTGCGGCGATACGCATCCAGCGGCGCCTCCATCCAGTGGCTGAGGCGGTCGAGGGCGCGCTGGAGGGCGGCCTCGAAGCCCTTGGGCGGCTCGGGATCCAGGCCTGCGGCGGCGAGGTAGGTGGCGGCATCCTGGCGACCATGGAGGTCTTCCACCAGCCATCGCCGCGAGGTGGGAGCGGGTGATAGCCCTTCGATGATCACGGGGCGGTCTCGGTGGATGCCCAGCAGCAGTGACACGCGGCCGGAAGGGCCTGTGCCCTCGAAATCCAGGGGGAGCTGGGCGTCGTCATGGAAGACCACGGCTCGCAGTGGCAGCCACTCGAAGGTCTCGGCCACCTTGGCGCCCACGGGGCCCGTCTGGGCGCGCCTCAGCCCGGCCACAGCCTCGGCGAAGGCCTGTCGCAGCCCGGCCAGGGTGAGGAGGCCCTCGGGAAGGCCCTGGTCGTTCAGGACCAGAGGCGGCTCGTGCCAATCCGCCGCCAGGGCCGGAATCACCTGCTGGAAAAGGATGAGGGCGGGATCCCAGTCCCAGTGCCGGGCGGGTTCATAGCCCAGCTCACGGCAGAGCTCGAACCATGCCCTGGAGGGGGCGGGGGCCCCAGGATGGAAGATGGAGTGGCCGTCGAGGAAGAGCTCGCAGCCGGGCCCAGTGCCTGTGTCGCGGCGACACAGGCCCAGTTCATGGCGCCCCAGGGTGGCCAGGGTGGTTTCCTGGTACGGATGGTCCTCCCGCCGCAACACTTTCAGCGGCGCGCTGAGGATCCAAGCGTCCATGGCCATGCCCATCTCCATGAGGTGAGTGGGAAACCTGGGTCGGCTATGCGCTTCCGTCAATGGTCGGTTGAGAAATAAACGTCACAAAGTCAGTCGACGCGCTGGAGGTTTGTGCCGGGGTAGTAGTGCTGCAGGATCTGCTGGAAGGTGGCGCCCTCCAGGGCCATGCCATAGGCCCCGGTCTGGCACATGCCCAGGCCATGGCCCCAGCCCCGGCCGTAGAAGATCCAGCGGCGGTTGGCGCCCTGACCCACGGTGAGCCAGCGGAAGACGTTGTCCTTGAGGCCCAGCAGCCCACGGATGTGCATGCCGTGCACCTTGTGGGCGGCGCCCTGGGTGTCGACCAAGGTCAGTTCCTCGACGCGCCCCTGATTGTTGTAGTCGGCGCGCAGATCGCGGATGCCCGACACCTTGATGCGCTTGCTCACCGTGGCCAGCAGATCCGATTCGGTGTATTCCACCCGCCAATGGGCGGTGGGGTTGTAGCGGTCCCAGGCGGCGCCATCGGGATCCAGCCGCCGCACCAGTACTTGGGTGGGGCCGCCCTCGCCAGGAATCCACTTGAGGCGGTCGCCCACCTGGATGTCGGCCTTGGGCAGCAGGCGGAGGCTGCCATCGGGGCCTTCCTCGACCACCAGCAGCGTGGGCGCCAGGGGCAGAGGTTCCGGCCCGCCGCGCTTGCGTCGCACCTGACGGTCCAGCAGCAGGGAGCCCTCGCCCGGGGTGAAGGCTTCCAGTTCCTGCCACAGGCGGCCCAGCACCTGCAGAGCCTGACGCAGGGAGATGGGTTCGGAGGCGGCCCAGGCGGAGGCGGGCACCACGCCGCGGCGGGTGAGGAAGGCCGCCAGCAGCCGATCCTGAGTGGTGGCCTCGGTGGTCAGGTCGGGCAGGAAGTAGGCGGCGTCCTGGGGGCGCTCCTGGCCTTCCACGAGGCGCTGGAAGCCGAAGGCTTTGGCCAGGCCGAGGTAGAGGTTTCCGTCCCGATTCAGGGGGCGGGCTTCCAGAGCCAGCCGTTGCTGCAGCGCGCGCACGGGCTGGGCCAGATCGCCGAAGGTGGCCGGTCGCGCCAGGCGCTCACCGGACAGCCAGTCGGTGGGAATGGCGACCGAGGCAAGCCGCAGCAGTTCCCAGCTCAGCCAAGGCTGGGCGCTCTCCAGGGGAACGGCCACGCCCGAGGCGTAGGGCAGGGTCACGGGTTTGGGGGCGTAGCAGGAGACGGCCCTCAGGTAGGGCGCCTGGCCGCCGAACACCTGACCCACGTCCGTGGTATGGCCGCCGCAGTTGGCCATGAAGAGGGCCTGGATGGGCCGACCGCCGTAGGTGGCGAAGAGGCCCTCGGTTTCCAGGACAGCCCGGTCCGTGAGGGACTGTTCGCCGTCCCGGCCGCCGTAGACTTGATCGGCCACGGTGTCGCCCATGTCGAAGCCATCGGCCGCGCGCTTGCCGCGGTTGGCCACCGCGTAGGTGCGAGCGGCCACGGCCTGGGCCTTGAGGGCCTCCAGCGAGGGGAATTCCCAGGCGCCCATCTCCTTGGGCACCACGCCGCGCAGGTAGGTCTCCAGGTCGAGTGTGTTCACCACCGTGAGGCGACCCTGGGCATTGGGGAAGATTTCCACCTTGCCCCGGTAGCGGCCCTTGCCCTGAAGCGAGGTGAGTTCGCCGCTCGGCTTCAGCCACACACCCGTGAGGGGCAAGGCCTTGCGCTCGTAGCGGTCGGTGATCGCGTAGAGGGCCCGGCCTTTGCGGATCGCGCTGGTCCGCGATTCGGAGGCCACCCACAGTTCCTCGAAGCCGAGATCCTGAAGCTTCTGGAGCACCGGCTCGGCCTCGGCCGCCTCCTGGAAATGGCCGGTCAGCACGCGCCAGGTGTCCGCGTCAGGGATCTTCACACGCTCGGGGGCCTCGCCCAGATCCTTCAAACGCTTCATGAGCGCGGCGGCCTCGGCCGATGTGTGGGGCTTGCCGACCTGTACTCGGTATTCAGTGGTGGGATCCGATACGCCGCGGCTGTCCCACCAGAGGCGCAGCTTCTCATCAGGCCCCAGCCGCAGCAGGGGCTTGCCGCTGCGATCACAGATCTGGCCACCGCCTTCCAGGGACACGATCCATTCCGTGGCCTGCGTGTCGATGCCGATCTTGAGCGGCGGCTGGGCGGCGAAGCCTGGAGTGAGGACGACAACGAGGGCGGAGACGGAGAGGGGCTTCATCCGCCCCATTGTTCCACGAATCGGGCCAGGATTGCCCAGCGCCGGGCCCGCAGGGCCTCCACATCCAGCAACTCGCCCCGAGGCCCGCGCCGGTGGAGGAGCAGCGCGATGGTGCAACGGTCTGCGGGACGGTAGAACAGGGCCGGTCCCGTGTAGCCCAGGTGGAACCACCAGTCGGTGATGGGGCCCTGATCTGCGTCGAGGACTGGCGCTGGGAGCGGCGGCAGATCGGTGGCATCTTCCAGAACCTGGATGTCCGTGCCCAGAGGGATTTTGGACAGCAGCTGTCCGAAACGTCCCCCGCCCGCGAAAACCGTCTGGAGGCCCAGGCCCCAGCGCGTGCCCCCTTCTCCCGGGGTTGCGCCAACGGCCATGCGCTCGGGCCATCCCTCGGAGACCCAGTGCCTCAGGGCGGCGAGTAGTTGCGGGGCCGTGGTGCCGAAGCCCGCATGGCCCACCATGCCGGCCCGGGCATTGGCATCGTGGGGCAGGTGGGGATCCCTCGCTGGCAGGGGCTGGTCCGTGGCCAGGGCCCAGGCTTCTGCATCGGGAGCGTCCGGCACGGGCACTGGTGGCTGAGGCCACGGCGCGGGGCTGAGCCCCGACGACGCGCCGAGCCTGGTGAAGGGCACGCCGGTTTCCAATTCGAGCAGCTGGGCCAGCAGGCGGAAATTCAGATCCGAATAGGTGGCGAGGCCCGGCGTGGCGGCCCGCAACAAGGGGTGTTCTGGAACCGCACGCTTCAGCTGTGCGGCCAGGGGCTCACCCGTGTAGGGGCGCCAGGGCGGCAGCCCGGAGCTGTGGGACAGCATCTGCCGCACCGTGAGGGGTGTCTCGCGCTCGGTGAAACCCAGGGACCAGCGCCGGTCTGCGTCCAGGTCCAGGAAGGCCAGGGCCAGGGGCGCCGTCACCAGGGGTTTGGTGAGCGAGGCGAGGTCGTAGAACGTGGGCAGCATCCTCAGGCCTGATGGATCTCCGCCAGGCTCTTGGCCACGGCCTTCTGCACCAGGTCGGCCACGTGCATGGCTTCCTGCCCTTCCTCCCAGGTGACGCCTTCCTGGCGGATGCCCAGGCAGGCGGCATGGAAGGCTTCGATCTCCAGGCGGAGGGGTTCGCCCTCGACGATGTCCGCGGTTTCCGGCTGCACCTGGGGGCCCTCGGGGCCCATGACGAGACGCAGCAGTTCCAGCTTCTGCGTGGCGAAATCGAGGCTGGCGTATTCCTTGTCGCCGAAGGCGCGCAGGGTGCGCTCCTTCTTGCGGGCCACGCGGCTGGCGGTGACGGTGGCGAAGGCGCCGCCCTCAAATTTCAACCGGGCGTTCACCAGATCTGCATACGGCGTCAGCACGGGAATGCCCACGGCTTCCACATCGACGACGGGGCGGCCCACCAGGGCGCGCAGGAGGTCCAGGTCGTGGATCATCACATCCATCACCACGTCCACCTCCAGGCTGCGTGCAGGAAAAGGCGACACGCGCACGGCTTCCAGGAAGCGGGGCTTGAAGCCGCGTTCGCGCAGGGCGGCCACCGCCGGGTTGAAGCGCTCCAGGTGGCCCACCTGGGCCACGAGGCCGGGTTTCGTCATGCGCGCTTCGACCAGGGCCTTCAGCAAGGCCTTGCCTTCTTCCAGCGTGGCCGCGAGGGGCTTTTCCATGAGCACATGTTTGCCAGCCTTCAGGGCCTGAAGGCCCAGGGCATGATGGAAGCCGGTGGGCGCAGCGATCTGCGCGGCATCCACGTCACCCAATACCTGGTCCAAGGAAGCCGCCCAGGGGGCGCCGAACTTGGCGGCAATCTCAGGGCCGCGAACCGGATCCGGATCGACCACGGCAGTCAGGGTGGCATTCGGCGCGGAGGCCGCGATCCGGGCGTGGTGCTGGCCCAGATGACCCACACCCACCACGGCGACTCGGAGCTTGGACATGACTTCCTCCTGACGAATCCAGCCTATCAGGGCTGCTACCCTGGAGCCTTCCCCTACGAGGCGACCATGAATCTCAAACTCGAGGCCATCAACCTGGTTCGGTGGCTGCACTTTGTTGTCCTGGCCGTGGGCGGCGGCGCCACGGTGGTGACCCTGCTTCTTTCCGGCTTCGAGGAAGGCCGCGAGGATTTGCGGGGCCTGGCTGCCACGGTGTGGTCCAAGGTGGTGGCCTGGTCCTTCCGCCTCGCCCTCATCGCAGGCATCGCGCTGCTGGTGCTGTCACTCCAGGCCGGAAGCAACCCCCTGAAAGATGGCCACTACTTCCACATCAAGCTGCTGCTCGTGCTGGTGCTGGTGGGGCTGTCCGAGATGACGCCCAAGGCGCTGGCCGCGGGCAAGCGGGGTTCGGCCCTGATCGTGCTGGTGCTCTTCCTGGCCACCAGCTTCACCGTCTTCAACAAGGGCCTCTTCGGTACCCGGGCGAAGACCAGCGTGGATGTTCCCGTCACGGCCACAGTCTCTGCCCAGCCCCGGTGATTCATGCGTGGCCTTGCTCTGATCCTCACGGGGACCTCGCTCTTCGCAGGCTGGCCCCAGACCACGCCTGAACGCACGGAGCTGCGCCGCACCTCCACGGTGGCTGATGTGCGGGCCTTCATGGAGGCCCTGCGCAAACAGGCTCCAGGGCTCGAGCCCTACCAGCCCAAGGGCGCCCCCCGTGCCACGGAAACCGGCAAGCCGCTGCTGGCCTGGCGCCTCAAGGGCGTCGGCAAGGATCCCCTGCGGGTCTACGTGAATGCCAACATCCACGCAGGTGAGGTGGAGGGCAAGGAGGCCATCCAGCAGGTGGTGCGGGAGCTGTTGCAGGGCAAGCATCCCGAACTGCGGCGCAACCTCGACTTGGTGGTGATGCCCGCCTACAACGCGGACGGCACCGATGCCCAGGATCCTTCGATCCGCTCCTACCAGCCCAATCCCACCGAAAGCGGCGTGGGCCGCCGGGAGAACGCCCAAGGGTTGGATCTCAACCGCGATTTGATGAAGGTGGCGGCGCCCAACACCCGCTGGCTGCTGGCCATGCTCAACGAGTTCGATCCCGCCGCCGTGCTGGACCTCCACACCACCAATGGCAGCACCCACGGCTTCCACCTGACCCATGGCCCCGCCTGCACCATGGGCGCGGACGAGGGCCTGCTTTCCTTCAATCGGAAGATGCTGGTGGATGTGCGGGAGCAGTTGAAGGCGGAGGGCATGCCCACCTACGACTACGGCAACTTCGTGCCCTACCGCCCCACGGCGGAAAAGCCGCCCACGGCCTGGGAGACCTACGATGCCCACCCGCGCCTGTTGACCAACTATCCGGCCCTGCGCAACCGCTTGGCAGTGCTCTCCGAAAGTTATGTGTACCGCAGCTGGCCTGATCGCATTTCCGACACGCGGAAGTTCGTGTTGGCTTGTCTGGGCTGGATGGTGGAACACCGGAACGAGGTGCGCAGCCAGGTCCGCGAAGCCCAGGGTCGCTGGACCACCGCCTGGGCCAAGGGCCCGGTGTCCTTGCCACTTTCGGCGAAGCTGAAGGAGGTGGAACGCTACGCCTTCGACTGGGTGGATCCCATCCGTGACGACAAGGGGCATCTCATCGGCGAGAAGGGCCGCACGCGCCTGGAGCTTCCCAGCTTCGTGGGTTTCGAGGGTCAGGATTACGTGGAGGTGCCCGCAGGCTACCTCGTCGATCCAGCCTTCGTTCCGAAGGTGCTGCCCATTCTGCAGGCCCACGGCCTCAAGGTGCAGCTCGGGGCCTCGCGCCCAAAGAATCTCGCTGTTCTCCACTTTCAGGAATCGGGTCGCAAGCTCGCGCCCGGCGCTTACCAGGGAGTGTTTACCCTGGAGCTGCAAGGCACCTGGAAGGCCGAGGCCACGCCGAAGAAGCAGCAGGCGGCATGGACTTCCGCCGACCTGGACCGTGCCCTCTACATCCCCCTGGATCAGCCCCTGGGCCGTCTGGCCTTCTACCTGTTGGATCCCCGCAGCAGCGATAGCCTGGCCTATTGGGGAGCCTTCCATAGCGCCCTGGTGCGCGGCGATGGCATGTGGGGTGAGCCGCCGCGATTCCCGATCCTTGCGGTGGGGCGCAGCGAGGCGGCTGCCGTTTCAG
This sequence is a window from Geothrix sp. PMB-07. Protein-coding genes within it:
- a CDS encoding Gfo/Idh/MocA family protein; translated protein: MSKLRVAVVGVGHLGQHHARIAASAPNATLTAVVDPDPVRGPEIAAKFGAPWAASLDQVLGDVDAAQIAAPTGFHHALGLQALKAGKHVLMEKPLAATLEEGKALLKALVEARMTKPGLVAQVGHLERFNPAVAALRERGFKPRFLEAVRVSPFPARSLEVDVVMDVMIHDLDLLRALVGRPVVDVEAVGIPVLTPYADLVNARLKFEGGAFATVTASRVARKKERTLRAFGDKEYASLDFATQKLELLRLVMGPEGPQVQPETADIVEGEPLRLEIEAFHAACLGIRQEGVTWEEGQEAMHVADLVQKAVAKSLAEIHQA
- a CDS encoding serine hydrolase domain-containing protein; the encoded protein is MLPTFYDLASLTKPLVTAPLALAFLDLDADRRWSLGFTERETPLTVRQMLSHSSGLPPWRPYTGEPLAAQLKRAVPEHPLLRAATPGLATYSDLNFRLLAQLLELETGVPFTRLGASSGLSPAPWPQPPVPVPDAPDAEAWALATDQPLPARDPHLPHDANARAGMVGHAGFGTTAPQLLAALRHWVSEGWPERMAVGATPGEGGTRWGLGLQTVFAGGGRFGQLLSKIPLGTDIQVLEDATDLPPLPAPVLDADQGPITDWWFHLGYTGPALFYRPADRCTIALLLHRRGPRGELLDVEALRARRWAILARFVEQWGG
- a CDS encoding deaminase; amino-acid sequence: MSRAQLKDEVFMNMALELSRLGTCCRLKVGAVLLRADGGVAAAGFNGALPGMAHCTPETCKPGQRCLHTSHAEENALGFCDGPVATAYVTHEPCLTCCRALVRRGVRRVVFQHPYTSIADQERAERQGILDHFAVKWEQLGGN
- a CDS encoding M14 family zinc carboxypeptidase; translation: MRGLALILTGTSLFAGWPQTTPERTELRRTSTVADVRAFMEALRKQAPGLEPYQPKGAPRATETGKPLLAWRLKGVGKDPLRVYVNANIHAGEVEGKEAIQQVVRELLQGKHPELRRNLDLVVMPAYNADGTDAQDPSIRSYQPNPTESGVGRRENAQGLDLNRDLMKVAAPNTRWLLAMLNEFDPAAVLDLHTTNGSTHGFHLTHGPACTMGADEGLLSFNRKMLVDVREQLKAEGMPTYDYGNFVPYRPTAEKPPTAWETYDAHPRLLTNYPALRNRLAVLSESYVYRSWPDRISDTRKFVLACLGWMVEHRNEVRSQVREAQGRWTTAWAKGPVSLPLSAKLKEVERYAFDWVDPIRDDKGHLIGEKGRTRLELPSFVGFEGQDYVEVPAGYLVDPAFVPKVLPILQAHGLKVQLGASRPKNLAVLHFQESGRKLAPGAYQGVFTLELQGTWKAEATPKKQQAAWTSADLDRALYIPLDQPLGRLAFYLLDPRSSDSLAYWGAFHSALVRGDGMWGEPPRFPILAVGRSEAAAVSATPMAAPKTQE
- a CDS encoding SpoIID/LytB domain-containing protein, with protein sequence MKPLSVSALVVVLTPGFAAQPPLKIGIDTQATEWIVSLEGGGQICDRSGKPLLRLGPDEKLRLWWDSRGVSDPTTEYRVQVGKPHTSAEAAALMKRLKDLGEAPERVKIPDADTWRVLTGHFQEAAEAEPVLQKLQDLGFEELWVASESRTSAIRKGRALYAITDRYERKALPLTGVWLKPSGELTSLQGKGRYRGKVEIFPNAQGRLTVVNTLDLETYLRGVVPKEMGAWEFPSLEALKAQAVAARTYAVANRGKRAADGFDMGDTVADQVYGGRDGEQSLTDRAVLETEGLFATYGGRPIQALFMANCGGHTTDVGQVFGGQAPYLRAVSCYAPKPVTLPYASGVAVPLESAQPWLSWELLRLASVAIPTDWLSGERLARPATFGDLAQPVRALQQRLALEARPLNRDGNLYLGLAKAFGFQRLVEGQERPQDAAYFLPDLTTEATTQDRLLAAFLTRRGVVPASAWAASEPISLRQALQVLGRLWQELEAFTPGEGSLLLDRQVRRKRGGPEPLPLAPTLLVVEEGPDGSLRLLPKADIQVGDRLKWIPGEGGPTQVLVRRLDPDGAAWDRYNPTAHWRVEYTESDLLATVSKRIKVSGIRDLRADYNNQGRVEELTLVDTQGAAHKVHGMHIRGLLGLKDNVFRWLTVGQGANRRWIFYGRGWGHGLGMCQTGAYGMALEGATFQQILQHYYPGTNLQRVD